A genomic segment from Janibacter sp. DB-40 encodes:
- a CDS encoding MerR family transcriptional regulator: MDATNDEGRTPVRTQGVLFDDDLPELSEDIGYRGPAACSAAGITYRQLDYWARTGLVEPSVRGAAGSGSQRLYGFRDILVLKVVKRLLDTGVSLQQIRVAIQHLRERGVEDLAQITLMSDGASVYECTSADEVIDLVQGGQGVFGIAVGRVWREVEGSLLEIPSERMDQAEPAEMPGDELSARRRAKLA; the protein is encoded by the coding sequence GTGGACGCCACCAACGACGAGGGCCGGACCCCCGTCCGGACCCAGGGCGTGCTCTTCGACGACGACCTGCCCGAGCTGTCCGAGGACATCGGTTACCGCGGTCCCGCCGCGTGCAGTGCCGCGGGGATCACCTATCGACAGCTCGACTACTGGGCCCGCACCGGTCTGGTCGAGCCCTCCGTGCGCGGTGCCGCCGGCTCCGGCAGTCAGCGCCTCTACGGCTTCCGTGACATCCTCGTGCTCAAGGTGGTCAAGCGCCTCCTGGACACCGGGGTGTCCCTCCAGCAGATCCGCGTCGCGATCCAGCACCTGCGTGAGCGCGGTGTCGAGGACCTGGCGCAGATCACCCTGATGAGCGACGGCGCGAGCGTCTACGAGTGCACCTCCGCCGACGAGGTCATCGACCTCGTCCAGGGTGGGCAGGGCGTCTTCGGGATCGCAGTCGGCCGGGTCTGGCGTGAGGTCGAGGGCTCGCTGCTGGAGATCCCGAGCGAGCGGATGGACCAGGCAGAGCCTGCGGAGATGCCGGGGGACGAGCTCTCCGCCCGCCGACGCGCAAAGCTCGCCTGA
- a CDS encoding bifunctional nuclease family protein — protein sequence MKLLDVLGVRVEMPTSQPIVLLRERDGGRHLPIWIGAAEATAIAYAQEGVEPPRPLTHDLLVDVIAAVGRELSTVRIDAVLEGVFHATLVLDDGTEISARTSDGVALALRTGAEIVATDQVLDEVGIESTDDDEDEVAKFKEFLDEVSPEDFDEPGTES from the coding sequence GTGAAGTTGCTCGACGTCCTCGGTGTCCGGGTGGAGATGCCCACCTCCCAACCGATCGTGCTCCTGCGAGAGCGCGACGGTGGTCGACACCTGCCGATCTGGATCGGCGCGGCGGAGGCCACCGCGATCGCCTACGCCCAGGAGGGGGTCGAGCCGCCGCGTCCCCTGACCCACGACCTCCTCGTCGACGTCATCGCCGCCGTCGGCCGCGAGCTGAGCACGGTGCGGATCGACGCGGTGCTCGAGGGTGTCTTCCACGCCACCCTCGTGCTCGACGACGGGACCGAGATCTCTGCGCGGACCTCCGACGGCGTCGCACTGGCCCTGCGCACCGGCGCCGAGATCGTCGCCACGGACCAGGTGCTCGACGAGGTGGGGATCGAGTCCACCGATGACGACGAGGACGAGGTGGCGAAGTTCAAGGAGTTCCTGGACGAGGTGTCGCCGGAGGACTTCGACGAGCCCGGCACCGAGAGCTGA